GCCGGCGCCGCTTTCGCGGAGGTGGCTGGGCGCCGTGGGGGGTGCTCAATTGTCGCTTCGGTGGGGTGGATTGGGGTGAGGTGGGGGGAGCGCTCCACCGGGCTCCCCCCCGGTTGCTACTCGACCGTGACGGACTTCGCCAGGTTGCGGGGCTTGTCGATGTCGCGGCCGAGGGCCAACGCCGTGTGGTAGGCGAGCAGTTGGAGCGGGATGCCCATGAGGATCGGGTCCAGCTCGGGCTCGTTCTTCGGGACGACGATGGTGTGGTCGGCCTTCTCCTGCTCCTGGTGCGCGACGGCCAGGATGCGGCCGCTGCGGGCCTTGATCTCCTCCAGCGCGGCGCGGTTCTTCTCCAGCAGGTCGTCGTCGGGGACGATCGCGACGGTCGGCATCGCGGGCTCGATGAGGGCCAGCGGGCCGTGCTTGAGCTCCGACGCCGGGTAGGCCTCGGCGTGGATGTAGGAGACCTCCTTGAGCTTCAGGGAGGCCTCGCGGGCCACCGGGTAGCCGCGCACCCGGCCGATGAACATCATCGACTTGGCGTCCGCATAGGCGGCCGACAGCTTCTTGATGTCCTCCTCGCCCTTGAGGATCTCGTCGATCTGCGCGGGCAGCTTGCGCAGACCCTCGATGATCCGCTTGCCGTCCGCGACGGACAGATCACGGATCCGGCCGAGGTGCAGGGCGAGCAGCGCGAAGGAGACCACCATGTTGGTGAAGCACTTGGTGGAGACCACGCAGACCTCGGGGCCGGCGTGGACGTAGATGCCGCCGTCGGTCTCCCGGGCGATCGCCGAGCCGACCACGTTCACCAGGCCCAGCACCCGTGCGCCCTTGCGCTTGAGCTCCTGGACGGCCGCCAGCACGTCGTAGGTCTCACCGGACTGGGAGACGGCCACGTACAGCGTGTCGGGGTCCACGACCGGGTTGCGGTAGCGGAACTCGGAGGCCGGCTCGGCGTCCGAGGGGATCCGGGCCAGCTCCTCGATCATCTGCGCGCCGATCTGGCCCGCGTGGTACGAGGTGCCGCAGCCCAGGATCTTCACCCGGCGCACCCCGCGCGCCTCGCGGGCGTCGAGGTTCAGGCCGCCGAGGTGCACGGTGGAGAAGCGGTCGTCGATCCGCCCGCGCAGCGCGCGGTCCACCGCGTCCGCCTGCTCGGAGATCTCCTTGTGCATGTAGGTGTCGTGGCCGCCCAAGTCGTAGGACTCGGCCGCGTACTCGACGGTCTCCGGGGCGGACGTGGTGCGCGAGCCCTCGGTGGTGTACGTGCGGTAGTCGTCGGCCTTGAGGGTGGCCATCTCGCCGTCGTCGAGGGTGACGACCTGACGGGTGTGCGAGACCAGCGCGGCGACGTCCGAGGAGACGAACATCTCGTGCTCGCCGATGCCCAGGACGACCGGGGAGCCGTTGCGGGCCACCACGATGCGGTCGGGGAAGTCGGCGTGCAGCACGGCGATGCCGTACGTGCCCTCGATGTGCCGCAGCGCCTCGCGGACCTTCTCCTCCAGCTTCTCGGCCGGGGAGCGGGCGATCAGGTGGGCCAGCACCTCGGTGTCGGTCTCGGAGGCGAAGACGATGCCGTCGGCGGTGAGCTTGGCGCGCACGTCCGCGGCGTTGTCGATGATGCCGTTGTGGACGACCGCGACCTTGCCCTCGGTGTCCTGGTGCGGGTGGGCGTTCTCGTCGGTCGGCGCGCCGTGGGTGGCCCAACGGGTGTGCGCGATGCCGGTGGAGCCCGCGAAGCGCTTGGGCAGCCGGGACTCCAGCTCGCGGACCCGGCCCTTGGCCTTGGCGGTCTTCAGGCCGCCCGTGGCCTTGCCGGTGCCCTTGGCGTGGATGGCGATGCCCGCGGAGTCGTAGCCCCGGTACTCCAGGCGCTGCAGACCCTCAAGGAGCAGCGGGGCGACATCACGCTTGCCGATATATCCAACGATCCCGCACATGCAGTGACCCTCCCAGAAAAGCGTTGTGGCAATGGTTCGTGCTGCCCGGCGTCCCGGGCGCGGCCGTCAGCCGTAGACGAGGCGGCGCAGCTGGCGGGCCGAGAGATCGGGCGGGGCCACGGCGCGGTGCGGCATCTCGTGGCGGATCCGTTCGAAGATCTCCTCGTTGCGCAGTCCCTGGGACTGCAGCTCCCGATGGCGGCGGCGGACGAACTCCTCCGTGGTCTCGTCGAAGTACGCCAGCACGTCCAGCACCACCCGGGCGGCCTCACCGCGCTGTAGCGGTGTGCTGCGCACCAGGTGGTCCACCAGGTCTTCGTGCGGCGCTTCAGCGCGGTGACGGCGTTCGAGCACCCGTTGATACTGCGGGGCGCCGCGAAGATTCGCAAGAAATCTGCCCGCTATCGGGCACATCCCCGATTTGGGGGCCGGAAACTGGTCTGAACCTTGACCGGATTGGAGGCTCACGGTACGCATGGTCACCGTTCGGTCGCTCCATGCCATGCACCATGCCATGCACGAGGTTCGCCGAAGGGACCGTCGATGAGACGACGCAGACTGCTGTTCTCGCTGCTGCTGGTCGCGGCGGCGGGGCTGGGAACCGCCGCCGTACCGCCGCAGGGCGCCGCCGGTGCCGCCCCCCGGGCCGCCACTCCACTGGACCGGGTGATCCCCGCGCCCGCGTCCGTACGCGGCGGCGGGGACGCGTACACCCTCGGTGACCGCACCCGGATCCGGGTGCCCGGCGGCTCCGGTGAGGCCAAGCGGATCGCCGGCTATCTGGCGGGGCTGCTGCGGCCCGCCACCGGGTTCGCCCTCCCCGTGACCACCAAGGACGGCCGGGACGGCATCGTCCTCCGGCTCGGCGGCAGCGGCACCGGGGGGCTGGGCGACGAGGGCTACCGGCTGACCTCCGACGGCCGTGCGGTCACCCTCAGTGCCGCGCGCCCCGCGGGCCTCTTCCACGGCGTCCAGACCCTGCGCCAGCTGCTGCCCGCCGACGTGGAGCGGCAGGACGCCCGGCGCGGGCCCTGGCGGATCGCCGGGGGCACCATCGCCGACTCCCCGCGCTACGGCTACCGCGGCGCGATGCTCGACGTCTCCCGGCACTTCTTCACCGTGGCGCAGGTCAAGCGGTACATCGACCAGCTCGCCATGTACAAGATCAACAAGCTGCATCTGCATCTCTCGGACGACCAGGGCTGGCGGATCGCGATCAAGTCCTGGCCGCGGCTGGCGACCTACGGCGGCTCCACCCAGGTCGGCGGCGGCGCCGGCGGCTACTACACCAAGGACGACTACCGCGAGATCGTCCGCTATGCCGCGTCCCGCTATCTGACCGTCGTCCCCGAGATCGACATGCCGGGCCACACCAACGCCGCGCTGGCCTCGTACGCCCCGCTCAACTGCAACGGCCAGGCACCGCCGCTCTACACCGGCACCGAGGTCGGCTTCAGCTCCCTGTGCGTGCCGAAGAAGGAGACGTACGACTTCATCGACGACGTCATCCGTGAGGTCGCGGCCCTGACGCCCGGCCGGTACCTCCACATCGGCGGCGACGAGGCGCACTCCACCAGCCATGCGGACTACGTGACCTTCATGGACAAGGTCCAGCCGGTGGTCGCCAAATACGGCAAGACCGTGGTCGGCTGGCACCAGCTGACCGGGGCGCACCCGGCGAAGGGCGCCGTCGCGCAGTACTGGGGCTACGACAAGACGAGCGCCGCGGAGCGTCAGCAGGTCGCCGACGCCGCCCGGAACGGCACCCGGCTGGTCCTCTCGCCCGCCGACCGCGCCTACCTCGACATGAAGTACGACAAGAACACGCCGCTGGGCCTGTCCTGGGCCGGCTATGTCGACACCAGGCGCTCCTACGACTGGGACCCGGGCAGCTACCTCCAGGGCGCGCCCGCGGACTCCCTCCTCGGCGTCGAGGCGCCCCTGTGGTCCGAGACGCTCTCCACCTCCGCGCACATCGAGTACATGGCCTTCCCGCGGCTGCCCGGCATCGCGGAGCTGGGCTGGTCCCCGGCGAGCACCCACGACTGGGACGACTACAAGGTGCGGCTGGCCGCCCAGGGGCCGCGCTGGGACGCCCTGGGCATGAACTACTACCGCGCACCGGAGGTGCCCTGGCCCGCGCGGTGAGACGGCCGTGCCGGGCGTCCTCGGACGTCCGGCACGGTCTCCCGAGTCCTCAGACCCGCTCGGCGGCGATCAGCAGGTACTGGAAGCTGCCGTTGCGGTACGCGGTCAGGAAGGTGTCCTCGATCCCCGTGACCAGGTGGTCGGCCTCCCGGCGCAACTCCCAGTACGGCAGCGCGGCCTCCGTCAGGTCCTCGACGTGCACGGGGACGAGCCGGTTGCGGGCCATGGCGCGG
This genomic stretch from Streptomyces nigrescens harbors:
- the glmS gene encoding glutamine--fructose-6-phosphate transaminase (isomerizing), whose protein sequence is MCGIVGYIGKRDVAPLLLEGLQRLEYRGYDSAGIAIHAKGTGKATGGLKTAKAKGRVRELESRLPKRFAGSTGIAHTRWATHGAPTDENAHPHQDTEGKVAVVHNGIIDNAADVRAKLTADGIVFASETDTEVLAHLIARSPAEKLEEKVREALRHIEGTYGIAVLHADFPDRIVVARNGSPVVLGIGEHEMFVSSDVAALVSHTRQVVTLDDGEMATLKADDYRTYTTEGSRTTSAPETVEYAAESYDLGGHDTYMHKEISEQADAVDRALRGRIDDRFSTVHLGGLNLDAREARGVRRVKILGCGTSYHAGQIGAQMIEELARIPSDAEPASEFRYRNPVVDPDTLYVAVSQSGETYDVLAAVQELKRKGARVLGLVNVVGSAIARETDGGIYVHAGPEVCVVSTKCFTNMVVSFALLALHLGRIRDLSVADGKRIIEGLRKLPAQIDEILKGEEDIKKLSAAYADAKSMMFIGRVRGYPVAREASLKLKEVSYIHAEAYPASELKHGPLALIEPAMPTVAIVPDDDLLEKNRAALEEIKARSGRILAVAHQEQEKADHTIVVPKNEPELDPILMGIPLQLLAYHTALALGRDIDKPRNLAKSVTVE
- a CDS encoding beta-N-acetylhexosaminidase produces the protein MRRRRLLFSLLLVAAAGLGTAAVPPQGAAGAAPRAATPLDRVIPAPASVRGGGDAYTLGDRTRIRVPGGSGEAKRIAGYLAGLLRPATGFALPVTTKDGRDGIVLRLGGSGTGGLGDEGYRLTSDGRAVTLSAARPAGLFHGVQTLRQLLPADVERQDARRGPWRIAGGTIADSPRYGYRGAMLDVSRHFFTVAQVKRYIDQLAMYKINKLHLHLSDDQGWRIAIKSWPRLATYGGSTQVGGGAGGYYTKDDYREIVRYAASRYLTVVPEIDMPGHTNAALASYAPLNCNGQAPPLYTGTEVGFSSLCVPKKETYDFIDDVIREVAALTPGRYLHIGGDEAHSTSHADYVTFMDKVQPVVAKYGKTVVGWHQLTGAHPAKGAVAQYWGYDKTSAAERQQVADAARNGTRLVLSPADRAYLDMKYDKNTPLGLSWAGYVDTRRSYDWDPGSYLQGAPADSLLGVEAPLWSETLSTSAHIEYMAFPRLPGIAELGWSPASTHDWDDYKVRLAAQGPRWDALGMNYYRAPEVPWPAR